In Reinekea thalattae, a genomic segment contains:
- a CDS encoding RecQ family ATP-dependent DNA helicase, with translation MSHSELTTRLKQQFGFDGFREGQQEAIEHILAGQSALAIFPTGSGKSLCYQFSALQLPNLTLVVSPLLALMKDQLDFLKARNIAAASLDSTLSYDEYQQVIADVKNNRLKILMVSVERFKNERFRLLMEGVPISLLVIDEAHCISEWGHNFRPDYLKLPRYKQDFNIPQVLLLTATATKKVKHDMASKFDIAPNAIVQTGFYRANLNLQVLAVEEQHKPVQLQQIIQQQPNQHGIVYVTLQQTAEQVAAYLQQQGIAASAYHAGMQNEQRSDIQNRFMNGEIPVVVATIAFGMGVDKANIRYVVHYDLPKSIENYSQEIGRAGRDGLPSNCFVLGNLDSLNTIENFVYGDTPEQSGIETVLEDIATQQQDGRWEMQLYKLSNQANIRQLTLKTLLVQLEMQGVLSALYNYSAEYSIKLLQDQATIEAAFDAQRRPFVQTILKHTQFKRTWGVVDFDAIYNSCLAAGENGERKRVISALEYFKEKNWIELKPSGSIEVFAVNPSALDAGLAKRLAELFKQHEQSEIKRIALMLRFLQADVCLSYGLAKYFDDQNAPQRCGHCSVCQGNSARFAQSQHEVVIDTGRLKQTEQALRQHLQAQGVMDVSHDLVTRFLVGINVPVFTRTKAKKIAGFGSAEAMRYANVLQALQSTE, from the coding sequence ATGTCTCACTCAGAACTCACCACTCGATTAAAACAACAGTTTGGCTTTGATGGCTTTCGCGAAGGCCAACAAGAAGCCATAGAACATATTTTGGCAGGCCAGTCTGCGCTTGCGATATTCCCGACTGGTTCTGGTAAGTCGTTGTGTTACCAGTTTAGTGCCCTGCAATTGCCGAACCTGACTTTGGTTGTTTCACCTTTATTAGCATTGATGAAAGACCAACTCGATTTTTTAAAGGCACGTAATATTGCAGCAGCGAGTCTGGATTCCACTCTAAGTTACGATGAGTACCAGCAGGTTATTGCCGATGTTAAAAATAACCGACTAAAAATACTCATGGTGTCAGTAGAGCGGTTTAAAAATGAACGCTTTCGGCTGTTAATGGAAGGCGTGCCGATTTCGCTATTGGTCATCGATGAAGCCCACTGTATATCAGAATGGGGCCATAACTTCCGGCCCGATTATTTAAAGCTGCCGCGTTACAAGCAAGATTTTAATATTCCTCAGGTGTTATTACTGACGGCGACGGCAACTAAAAAAGTCAAACACGACATGGCCAGTAAGTTCGATATAGCGCCCAATGCTATTGTGCAAACTGGGTTTTACCGCGCTAACTTAAACTTACAGGTTTTAGCAGTAGAAGAGCAGCATAAGCCTGTTCAACTGCAACAGATTATTCAGCAGCAGCCAAATCAGCATGGCATCGTCTACGTCACGTTGCAGCAAACTGCCGAGCAGGTTGCTGCCTATTTGCAACAGCAGGGCATTGCCGCCAGTGCTTATCATGCAGGCATGCAAAACGAACAACGCAGTGACATACAAAACCGCTTTATGAATGGTGAAATTCCGGTTGTTGTAGCGACCATTGCCTTTGGTATGGGCGTCGATAAAGCCAATATTCGTTACGTTGTGCATTACGACTTACCTAAGTCGATCGAAAATTATAGCCAAGAAATTGGCCGAGCAGGGCGAGATGGTTTGCCATCCAATTGTTTTGTGTTGGGTAATTTGGACTCGCTTAATACCATTGAGAATTTTGTTTACGGCGACACACCAGAGCAAAGTGGCATTGAAACCGTGCTGGAAGATATTGCAACTCAGCAACAGGATGGCCGCTGGGAAATGCAGCTTTATAAGCTTTCCAACCAAGCCAACATTCGCCAACTGACATTAAAAACCCTGTTAGTGCAGCTCGAAATGCAAGGCGTATTGAGCGCGCTGTACAATTACAGCGCTGAGTATTCGATTAAACTGTTACAAGACCAAGCAACCATTGAGGCTGCTTTCGATGCGCAACGGCGGCCTTTTGTTCAAACCATTTTAAAGCATACTCAGTTTAAGCGAACTTGGGGTGTTGTCGATTTTGATGCCATCTATAACAGCTGCTTAGCCGCCGGTGAAAATGGTGAGCGTAAGCGGGTAATCAGCGCGTTAGAATACTTTAAAGAAAAAAACTGGATAGAGCTTAAGCCTTCTGGTTCTATCGAAGTTTTTGCGGTTAACCCTAGCGCGCTAGATGCTGGCCTAGCTAAACGCTTGGCAGAGTTATTTAAACAGCATGAGCAAAGCGAGATAAAACGCATTGCATTAATGTTGCGGTTTTTACAGGCCGATGTTTGTTTAAGTTATGGCTTAGCAAAATACTTCGACGACCAAAACGCACCGCAACGCTGTGGTCATTGCAGTGTTTGCCAAGGCAATAGCGCTCGCTTTGCGCAATCTCAACATGAAGTTGTTATCGATACCGGGCGATTAAAACAAACCGAACAGGCACTTAGGCAGCATTTGCAAGCGCAGGGCGTTATGGATGTTTCACACGATTTGGTGACTCGATTTTTAGTCGGCATTAACGTACCTGTTTTTACACGTACCAAAGCTAAAAAAATTGCTGGCTTTGGTTCGGCCGAGGCCATGCGTTATGCCAACGTACTACAGGCATTGCAAAGTACTGAATAA
- a CDS encoding TRAP transporter large permease → MSEVVIGIVLLITLFALLAAGFWVALTLVAVSIVGLMLLGNPRIGMLYATSNWGAISDWSLAALPLFIWMGEILFRTRLSRDLFEGLTPWLSRIPGRLLHVNILSCGIFAAVSGSSAATAATIGRMTLPELKRQGYSEKMAIATLAGSGTLGLLIPPSIILIVYGVAAEVSIGRLFIAGALPGLMLVLLFMGYTSLWALRNEQKVKHETRYSWREKFSALLKLLPVAILVVFILGSIYGGLATPTEAAAFGVVGALSLALSSGTLNVKTFMASLMGAVKTSCMIILILAGAAFLTMAMGFIGLPRMLAEQIGAMNLSPYLLLFFLTLMFIVLGCFLDGISVVVLTTSVVLPMVIEAGIDPLWFGIYIVLVVEMSQITPPVGFNLFVIQSLTGKDILYVAKAALPFFFLLLLGVVLVTAFPSIVTWLPTSMTQN, encoded by the coding sequence ATGAGCGAAGTTGTTATTGGTATCGTTTTATTAATTACTTTATTTGCGTTGCTTGCGGCAGGTTTTTGGGTGGCCTTAACCTTGGTTGCTGTGTCTATCGTCGGCCTGATGTTATTGGGTAACCCTCGTATTGGTATGCTTTACGCTACCTCAAATTGGGGGGCGATTTCTGATTGGTCGTTAGCGGCCTTACCATTGTTTATATGGATGGGTGAAATTCTGTTTCGGACTCGTTTGTCGCGAGACTTATTTGAAGGCTTAACGCCGTGGCTGAGTCGTATTCCTGGACGACTGCTACATGTCAATATTCTAAGTTGTGGCATTTTTGCGGCAGTGTCTGGTTCTTCTGCGGCAACAGCCGCCACTATTGGACGAATGACCTTACCTGAACTTAAGCGTCAGGGTTATAGTGAAAAAATGGCGATTGCGACACTGGCTGGTTCTGGCACGTTAGGTTTGCTAATACCACCTTCGATAATCTTGATCGTTTATGGTGTTGCTGCCGAAGTTTCTATTGGTCGGTTGTTTATTGCCGGTGCCTTGCCAGGCTTAATGCTGGTACTTCTTTTTATGGGTTATACCAGTCTTTGGGCATTGCGTAATGAACAGAAAGTAAAACATGAAACACGTTATAGCTGGCGTGAGAAATTCAGCGCACTGTTAAAATTATTACCTGTCGCTATCCTTGTGGTCTTCATTTTAGGTTCTATTTATGGTGGTTTGGCGACTCCCACCGAAGCGGCTGCTTTTGGTGTGGTTGGTGCATTGAGCCTGGCTTTAAGTAGTGGCACTTTGAATGTAAAAACTTTTATGGCAAGCCTGATGGGGGCAGTTAAAACGTCCTGCATGATTATTTTAATTCTTGCTGGAGCGGCTTTTTTAACCATGGCTATGGGCTTTATTGGCTTGCCAAGGATGTTGGCTGAACAGATTGGTGCGATGAACCTTTCGCCTTACCTGTTGTTATTCTTCTTAACCTTGATGTTCATTGTTTTAGGTTGTTTTTTGGATGGTATTTCGGTTGTGGTATTAACCACATCAGTGGTATTACCAATGGTGATTGAAGCAGGAATCGACCCTCTATGGTTTGGGATTTATATAGTCTTGGTGGTTGAAATGTCTCAGATTACGCCGCCAGTAGGTTTTAACCTATTTGTGATTCAGAGTTTAACGGGCAAGGATATTCTGTATGTGGCGAAAGCTGCGTTGCCGTTTTTCTTTCTATTATTATTGGGTGTTGTTTTAGTCACCGCATTTCCGAGTATCGTTACTTGGTTGCCAACTTCGATGACGCAAAATTAA
- a CDS encoding ATP-binding cassette domain-containing protein: MAAHLSAYDVSLRLNDGDYLFQQLNFTLDASLTALVGANGVGKSLLARALVGELNFTSGTVNKQGSVYYVRQSVREDEQLSIAQLFNLAEAYSAAQRVELGGTDEQDFVCAQDWWQQSAAVSEALRISGMPQPAEFNQLVTDFSGGEQFRLLWAAAVFAQPDMYIFDEPTNHLDQQGRERFMHWLASQQKPRLVISHDRDLLDAAEHILELTPQAVHRHSGGFQHYIDARNKRWQGQQSAVELSRKQQQRQAHEAQAALEKQQQRTARGKAKAQHTGMDKLLRDSLKQSAQNSQGQQKLMRQQRKQDSESQLLQTEQQREYLEPISLELPGSAIAASKQAVTFSNWVTGIQQANHKPITLSLQGAFRLRINGPNGVGKSVLLNSLIKQQGTLAGRAQVHVPAMYLAQHVHHFAADKTAIENLLIRQPKLNEQQGRERLARLRLRNKKADIAFAQLSGGEQLKAVLACELLGPVTPQLIILDEPTNHLDLDSTLALEQALSQYQGALIVVSHDERFVQTLGVTQQLTLPEASIQDIK, from the coding sequence ATGGCGGCTCACTTATCTGCTTACGACGTTTCGTTGCGTCTAAACGACGGCGATTATCTTTTTCAACAGCTCAACTTTACGCTCGATGCTTCGCTCACCGCATTAGTCGGTGCAAATGGCGTTGGTAAATCCCTATTGGCACGCGCTCTGGTTGGCGAGCTAAACTTCACCAGCGGCACGGTAAACAAGCAGGGCTCGGTGTATTACGTTCGGCAATCGGTACGTGAAGACGAGCAACTCAGCATTGCACAACTATTTAATTTAGCCGAAGCCTATTCTGCCGCTCAGCGAGTCGAGCTAGGCGGCACTGATGAGCAAGATTTTGTCTGCGCGCAAGATTGGTGGCAGCAGTCTGCCGCTGTTAGTGAAGCCTTGCGTATTAGCGGTATGCCTCAACCCGCTGAGTTTAATCAACTGGTGACTGACTTTTCCGGCGGTGAACAATTTCGGTTACTGTGGGCGGCAGCGGTTTTTGCCCAACCAGATATGTATATTTTTGATGAGCCGACCAACCATTTAGATCAACAAGGTCGCGAGCGCTTTATGCACTGGCTAGCGTCGCAACAAAAACCGCGCTTGGTGATTAGCCATGATCGTGACTTACTCGATGCTGCCGAGCATATTTTGGAATTAACGCCTCAGGCTGTGCATCGTCACTCTGGTGGTTTTCAACACTATATCGACGCACGCAATAAACGCTGGCAAGGCCAACAGAGCGCGGTGGAGTTATCGCGCAAGCAACAGCAACGACAAGCTCACGAAGCACAAGCCGCACTCGAAAAACAACAACAGCGCACCGCACGAGGAAAAGCCAAAGCTCAACATACCGGCATGGATAAATTATTACGCGACAGCCTAAAACAATCTGCACAAAACAGCCAAGGGCAGCAAAAATTAATGCGCCAACAGCGCAAGCAAGATAGCGAAAGCCAGTTGTTGCAGACCGAACAACAACGTGAATACTTAGAACCCATTAGTCTTGAATTACCGGGTTCTGCAATAGCTGCCAGCAAGCAGGCTGTTACTTTTAGCAACTGGGTAACCGGTATACAGCAGGCGAACCATAAGCCGATAACTCTGAGTTTACAGGGGGCTTTTCGCTTACGTATTAATGGCCCAAACGGTGTCGGTAAAAGTGTATTACTGAATAGCCTGATCAAACAGCAAGGCACGCTGGCAGGCCGTGCTCAAGTTCATGTACCAGCCATGTACTTGGCACAGCATGTTCATCACTTTGCTGCGGATAAAACCGCTATCGAAAACCTATTAATTCGCCAACCCAAGCTAAACGAACAGCAAGGTCGGGAACGCCTCGCTCGGTTGCGCTTACGCAATAAAAAAGCCGACATTGCCTTTGCTCAGCTTAGTGGCGGCGAACAGCTTAAAGCCGTACTTGCTTGTGAATTATTAGGCCCAGTGACACCGCAGTTGATCATTCTCGATGAACCCACCAACCACCTAGATTTAGACAGTACCTTGGCATTAGAGCAGGCATTGAGCCAATATCAGGGCGCGCTTATTGTGGTCAGCCACGACGAGCGTTTTGTGCAAACACTCGGTGTGACTCAGCAACTGACATTGCCCGAAGCTTCTATCCAAGACATTAAATGA
- the adhP gene encoding alcohol dehydrogenase AdhP yields MKAAVVSEFKGALEIKDIPRPTVKAKDILVKIHACGVCHTDLHACHGDWPVKPKMPLVPGHEGVGEVVEVGSEVHHLKLGDRVGIPWLYSACGHCDYCLDGKETLCLDQHNAGYSVDGSYAEYCLAHADYAIKIPEGLTYVDAAPLFCAGVTTYKALKVTDVKPGQWVAIIGAGGLGHLAIQYAVAMGMNVIAVDTGAEKLELAKTLGARHCIDFKKQSPSEAIIELTPGGVHGVVCTAVSQPAFKEAYRSVRRGGACVLVGLPPDEMPIPIFDTVLNGVKVIGSIVGTRKDLQECLQFAADGKVKAITEVKHLEDINEVFADMEKGEITGRIVMAMND; encoded by the coding sequence ATGAAAGCAGCCGTTGTCAGTGAGTTTAAGGGCGCGTTAGAAATAAAAGACATACCTCGCCCTACCGTAAAAGCCAAAGACATTCTCGTTAAAATTCATGCTTGTGGTGTTTGTCATACCGACTTACATGCTTGCCACGGCGACTGGCCAGTAAAGCCTAAAATGCCATTAGTACCAGGCCATGAAGGCGTTGGCGAGGTCGTTGAAGTTGGCTCAGAAGTTCACCACTTAAAGCTTGGTGACCGAGTAGGCATACCCTGGTTATACAGTGCCTGTGGCCACTGCGATTACTGTTTAGATGGCAAAGAAACTCTTTGCTTAGACCAGCATAACGCAGGTTACTCCGTTGATGGCAGCTACGCTGAATACTGTTTAGCCCATGCCGACTACGCCATTAAAATTCCTGAAGGTTTAACTTATGTTGATGCCGCACCATTATTCTGCGCCGGTGTAACAACGTACAAAGCGCTTAAAGTTACCGATGTAAAACCTGGACAGTGGGTTGCGATTATTGGTGCTGGCGGTTTAGGCCATTTGGCTATTCAATACGCTGTCGCTATGGGTATGAATGTTATTGCTGTTGACACTGGAGCCGAAAAACTTGAGCTGGCAAAAACTCTCGGGGCTCGTCACTGCATCGACTTTAAAAAGCAAAGTCCATCCGAAGCAATTATCGAACTAACCCCAGGCGGAGTTCATGGCGTGGTCTGTACGGCGGTATCGCAACCTGCATTCAAAGAGGCTTATCGTTCAGTAAGACGCGGCGGTGCATGCGTACTCGTTGGTTTGCCGCCGGATGAAATGCCCATCCCTATTTTCGATACCGTGCTCAATGGTGTTAAGGTTATTGGTTCTATTGTTGGTACTCGAAAAGACTTACAAGAATGTTTGCAATTTGCCGCCGACGGTAAAGTTAAAGCCATTACCGAAGTTAAGCACCTTGAAGACATTAATGAAGTTTTTGCAGATATGGAAAAGGGTGAAATTACTGGGCGTATTGTTATGGCAATGAACGACTAA
- a CDS encoding GNAT family N-acetyltransferase: MPNTSQTAETPIDFVALEHAAFRAWPALQQAEHQGVVLRFANGYTKRANSANVLEPPQGDLEPWLAHYQAAFKAQNLPCIFRLPTVCQQQRLDDFLQSKGFRQIDKSHVLVKSLMVDSGLIESLNKSASVRMIEKTHEQWIASYCAINEVALGDHQTHLDMLKRIEDKTLMLVLTDGEQELACGLGVLSGQYFGLFDIATKKIARNQGFANQLISAMLAWAVQQGANYSYLQVVADNQAAIRLYKKLGYQHGYDYWYRISAE; this comes from the coding sequence ATGCCAAACACAAGCCAAACAGCAGAAACGCCGATAGACTTTGTTGCGCTTGAACATGCGGCTTTTCGTGCATGGCCTGCGTTGCAGCAAGCCGAGCATCAAGGCGTGGTTTTGCGGTTTGCCAATGGTTATACCAAGCGCGCCAATTCGGCTAATGTGCTTGAGCCGCCACAGGGTGATTTGGAACCTTGGCTTGCTCACTACCAAGCTGCTTTTAAAGCGCAAAACTTGCCCTGTATTTTCCGCTTGCCAACGGTGTGTCAGCAGCAACGGCTGGATGATTTTTTGCAGAGTAAGGGCTTCCGGCAGATCGATAAATCTCATGTTCTGGTGAAATCTTTAATGGTTGATAGTGGGCTAATCGAATCGCTTAACAAATCAGCCTCTGTACGCATGATCGAAAAAACTCATGAACAATGGATTGCCAGCTATTGTGCTATTAACGAGGTGGCGCTTGGCGATCATCAAACACATCTAGACATGCTGAAGCGCATCGAAGACAAAACATTGATGTTGGTGTTAACGGATGGTGAGCAAGAGCTGGCTTGCGGCTTGGGGGTTTTAAGTGGCCAATATTTCGGCCTGTTTGATATAGCCACTAAAAAGATCGCTCGTAATCAGGGCTTTGCCAATCAGCTTATTTCTGCCATGCTCGCTTGGGCAGTGCAACAGGGTGCAAACTATAGTTATTTGCAGGTTGTCGCCGATAATCAGGCAGCCATCCGCCTGTATAAAAAATTAGGCTACCAGCATGGTTATGACTATTGGTATCGTATATCAGCTGAATAA
- a CDS encoding GNAT family N-acetyltransferase, translated as MMNIEVVQANYTDEKHAKHIPYLLSQYACDPMGGGKALSEHTINHLSAELAKLPHAFSVIVYVDGEPAALANCFQAFSTFACKPLVNIHDVCVLKQYRGLGLSRKLFDKIEVIARDLGCCKITLEVLSNNEVAKSAYTNFGFSCYELDPTAGGAMFWQKSLS; from the coding sequence ATGATGAACATCGAAGTTGTACAGGCAAATTACACAGATGAAAAACACGCAAAGCATATTCCTTATCTGTTGAGCCAATATGCCTGCGACCCAATGGGTGGTGGCAAGGCGTTGTCGGAACATACGATTAATCACCTCTCGGCAGAGCTTGCCAAATTACCGCATGCGTTTAGCGTGATTGTTTATGTCGACGGTGAACCGGCAGCGCTGGCAAACTGCTTTCAGGCGTTTTCTACCTTTGCTTGTAAACCGTTAGTGAATATTCATGATGTTTGTGTGCTTAAACAGTATCGAGGCCTTGGTTTAAGCCGAAAGCTTTTTGATAAAATCGAAGTTATCGCACGCGATCTCGGCTGCTGTAAAATCACTCTTGAAGTGTTGAGTAACAACGAGGTTGCAAAATCAGCCTATACCAACTTTGGCTTTAGTTGCTACGAGTTAGACCCAACTGCGGGTGGTGCGATGTTTTGGCAGAAGTCATTAAGCTAA
- the tpx gene encoding thiol peroxidase — protein sequence MATVTLQGNPVSVAGSLPSVGSQAPAFSLVGADLAPVELKDFAGKKLILNIFPSVDTGTCAASTRKFNASMNERDDVSVVCVSQDLPFAFARFCGAEGLDNVKTASAFRAESFMADYGVAIADGPLLGLCARSVVVIDESGKVVHTELVAEIADEPNYDAALNALA from the coding sequence ATGGCAACAGTAACATTACAGGGTAATCCGGTTTCGGTAGCAGGCTCTTTACCGAGCGTTGGTTCGCAAGCGCCAGCCTTTTCATTAGTCGGTGCAGACCTAGCGCCGGTTGAGCTTAAAGATTTTGCAGGTAAAAAGTTAATTCTAAATATTTTCCCAAGTGTTGATACCGGCACCTGTGCGGCCTCAACGCGAAAGTTTAACGCCTCTATGAACGAACGTGACGATGTTAGCGTGGTTTGTGTTTCGCAAGACTTACCTTTTGCCTTTGCTCGTTTTTGTGGTGCCGAAGGTTTAGATAACGTGAAAACAGCATCGGCCTTCCGTGCCGAAAGCTTTATGGCAGATTATGGCGTTGCTATTGCCGATGGCCCATTACTGGGTTTATGTGCGCGTTCAGTCGTTGTTATCGATGAATCTGGCAAGGTCGTACATACCGAGCTAGTTGCAGAAATCGCTGACGAGCCAAATTACGACGCGGCTCTTAACGCATTAGCATAA
- a CDS encoding putative quinol monooxygenase yields the protein MNNVVTLTGYIVVPEDELEQVMGALKIHKELTLQESGCISFSVQQRESEPCIFDVAEEFESKQAFELHQQRVAESDWGRVTKNVKRHYQVSGA from the coding sequence ATGAATAACGTCGTGACTCTCACTGGCTACATCGTTGTACCAGAAGACGAATTAGAACAAGTAATGGGCGCACTAAAAATTCATAAGGAATTAACGTTGCAAGAATCAGGATGCATCAGTTTTTCTGTGCAGCAACGAGAGTCTGAGCCTTGCATTTTTGATGTCGCTGAAGAATTCGAATCTAAACAGGCATTTGAACTTCATCAACAACGCGTTGCTGAATCGGATTGGGGCAGGGTAACTAAAAATGTAAAACGCCATTATCAAGTCAGCGGTGCTTAA
- a CDS encoding class I SAM-dependent methyltransferase translates to MNKPEHLSQEIADQFGDKSIVQNYGFRPAYSQSVIDVLSEGLAGAAKTILDIGSGTGEVSIPLALKGHKVTGVDPSAEMVKAARAKTPAEASVDFVHSYIEQFKTEQKFDLFVAANSIHWPDWSVMFPLLNQLSNPGAKLAVVTGGDLIIEGIENQIIDIVKRYSTTKNFKPYSVIEMLSEQGYIENLNIVNLPAETLTQSTHDYILSFHARNGFSLDRMNVNQATAFDSELEALLGDNGYGEQVTGQVKFVVTFAEIVS, encoded by the coding sequence ATGAATAAGCCAGAGCATTTAAGCCAAGAAATTGCTGATCAGTTTGGCGATAAAAGTATCGTTCAAAATTACGGTTTTCGACCCGCTTATAGTCAATCGGTTATCGATGTGCTCTCTGAAGGTTTGGCTGGCGCGGCGAAAACTATTTTAGATATCGGCTCAGGCACTGGAGAAGTTTCTATTCCGTTAGCGCTTAAAGGGCACAAGGTTACTGGTGTTGATCCATCTGCTGAAATGGTTAAGGCTGCAAGAGCTAAAACCCCGGCTGAGGCGTCAGTTGATTTTGTTCACTCTTACATCGAGCAGTTTAAAACAGAACAGAAGTTCGATCTTTTTGTTGCTGCCAACAGTATTCATTGGCCAGATTGGTCAGTGATGTTCCCATTGCTTAATCAGCTTTCAAATCCAGGCGCTAAGTTAGCGGTTGTTACTGGTGGGGATTTGATTATTGAAGGTATCGAAAATCAAATTATCGATATTGTGAAACGCTATTCAACGACAAAGAACTTTAAACCCTATTCGGTTATCGAGATGTTAAGCGAGCAAGGTTATATAGAAAATTTGAATATTGTTAACCTTCCGGCTGAGACTTTGACGCAATCTACTCATGACTACATTTTATCTTTTCATGCTCGCAATGGTTTTAGCCTAGATAGAATGAATGTGAATCAGGCAACAGCATTTGATTCAGAATTAGAAGCTTTATTAGGTGATAACGGTTATGGCGAGCAAGTAACTGGTCAGGTTAAGTTTGTTGTTACCTTTGCAGAGATCGTCAGCTAA
- a CDS encoding TRAP transporter substrate-binding protein gives MNMSIRTTATIAIGLASAFLSAETRWDMATPYVDATHHTQNIIQFAQDLNDATDGEFEIVVHSGASLVKHTEIARSVRSELVPIGEVFIGIMGNSDPIYKLDNIPFLATDFDQAKALYAASKSTLEAKLDKEGLMLLFSVPWPPQGIYSKEPVTNIDSFKGAKLRAYSSTLSRLAVLLEASPTTVQTVEIPQAFSTGIVDMMITSPTTGVSSQSWDYVSHYTDVQAWIPKNMVVVNKRAFKRLDKDLQTALLEAAEKAELRGWAMAEEETISKTAELAANGMTVSEPTAELKTALQAVGETMAQEWLEEAGAEGKKVLDSY, from the coding sequence ATGAATATGAGTATCAGAACGACAGCAACTATCGCAATTGGCCTAGCATCGGCATTTTTATCAGCAGAAACGCGTTGGGATATGGCAACGCCTTACGTTGATGCAACGCATCATACACAAAATATTATTCAGTTTGCTCAAGATTTGAACGACGCAACGGACGGTGAATTTGAAATCGTTGTACATTCGGGTGCTTCCTTAGTGAAACACACCGAAATAGCACGTTCAGTTCGGTCTGAGCTGGTGCCAATTGGGGAAGTATTTATTGGCATCATGGGTAACAGTGATCCTATTTATAAGTTAGATAATATTCCATTTTTAGCTACCGACTTTGACCAAGCTAAGGCGTTGTATGCAGCCTCTAAATCAACCTTAGAAGCTAAGCTGGATAAGGAAGGCTTGATGTTGCTGTTCTCTGTACCATGGCCGCCTCAAGGCATTTACAGTAAAGAACCAGTCACTAACATCGATAGCTTTAAAGGTGCTAAATTACGCGCCTATAGTTCAACACTTTCTCGTTTAGCCGTGCTATTAGAAGCCTCACCAACAACGGTACAGACGGTTGAAATACCACAGGCTTTTTCTACGGGTATTGTTGATATGATGATTACCTCACCAACGACTGGTGTTAGTAGTCAATCTTGGGACTATGTTTCTCACTACACTGATGTACAGGCGTGGATTCCTAAAAATATGGTCGTGGTTAATAAACGCGCCTTTAAACGCTTAGATAAAGACTTGCAGACGGCGTTACTTGAAGCCGCTGAAAAAGCCGAACTACGTGGTTGGGCAATGGCCGAAGAAGAAACGATTAGCAAAACGGCAGAACTTGCGGCCAATGGTATGACGGTTTCTGAACCAACAGCAGAACTTAAAACAGCATTGCAAGCTGTGGGCGAAACCATGGCTCAAGAGTGGTTAGAAGAAGCCGGTGCTGAAGGTAAAAAGGTGTTAGATTCTTATTAA
- a CDS encoding TRAP transporter small permease: MRQVLDRFYSLTAVLSGLCIVAICLVILARVVGRWFGVEVPSSDDFAGFLLVAGSFFGLAYTFRQGGHIRVSLVISKLSTRWQKRADIFVLVLASLLTLYLSWYLFFITYESYLFEEVSSGYVPVPLWLVQFPMGFGMLSLAIAIIDQTVGCLFFDQTIASSEEQELVEQSVINMQPHANTSGDAL, encoded by the coding sequence GTGCGCCAAGTTTTAGATCGGTTTTATAGTTTAACAGCAGTGCTTTCTGGGCTTTGCATTGTTGCTATTTGTTTGGTTATTTTAGCTCGAGTTGTTGGTCGTTGGTTTGGTGTTGAAGTACCTTCTAGCGATGACTTTGCAGGCTTTTTATTGGTTGCGGGTAGCTTCTTTGGCCTTGCTTATACTTTTCGGCAGGGTGGTCATATTCGTGTAAGTTTGGTGATATCTAAACTTTCTACTCGTTGGCAAAAGCGAGCAGATATTTTTGTTTTAGTGCTGGCAAGTCTGTTAACACTTTATTTAAGTTGGTATTTATTTTTTATTACTTATGAATCCTACCTGTTTGAAGAAGTTTCTTCTGGTTACGTACCAGTACCGCTTTGGTTGGTTCAGTTTCCAATGGGTTTCGGCATGTTAAGTTTAGCCATTGCTATTATTGATCAAACCGTGGGTTGTCTTTTCTTTGACCAGACAATTGCCAGTTCTGAAGAGCAAGAACTTGTTGAGCAGTCGGTAATTAATATGCAGCCTCATGCCAATACATCGGGAGACGCATTATGA